The following coding sequences lie in one Cloeon dipterum chromosome 1, ieCloDipt1.1, whole genome shotgun sequence genomic window:
- the Mfap1 gene encoding microfibrillar-associated protein 1 — MTEPAIGGIQSTAGAIPVRNKKGELTMQKVKVHRYISGKRPDYAPDSSSEEESDHEDFIQTQKGKRSREEESEKIVEVVQDRRLERLKRNEQEKSEDEEDDEADIAARRLRRRAMVEPEILEGSSSEDEKMETSMGKVVIPGDAMESDEDDEVNEEDMERRRALIRQKLLNKRTQEEETEIIMDVDEIKQEESSEDTSEYEEYTDSEEEDLGPRLKPVFVRKRDRLTVAEKEKMEEKERLAEIEAKRAAEERKRQSIKMVEEEIRKENATKKSTGATEGAKIDDVCTDDENDELEYEAWKIRELKRVKRDKDEKEQLEKERIEIERLRNMTEEQRRQELRNRPKLITNKAIKGKYKFLQKYFHRGVFYLDEDDEVYKRDFSGATLEDHFDKSVLPKVMQVKNFGRSGRTKYTHLVDQDTTAFDSPWSQETTARLGSLKSTAGSSSSRN; from the exons ATGACGGAACCAGCAATTGGGGGTATTCAGAGTACGGCGGGAGCCATCCCTgtccgaaataaaaaag GCGAATTGACTATGCAAAAGGTGAAAGTCCATCGCTATATTTCTGGAAAAAGACCCGACTATGCTCCAGATTCGAGTTCTGAAGAGGAATCAGATCACGAAGATTTCattcaaacacaaaaaggcaaaag GTCTAGAGAGGAAGAGAGTGAGAAGATTGTTGAAGTGGTCCAGGATAGAAGATTGGAGCGTTTGAAGAGGAATGAGCAGGAGAAGTCTGAAGATGAAGAGGACGATGAAGCTGACATTGCCGCCAGAAGACTTAGGAGGAG AGCCATGGTGGAACCAGAAATATTGGAGGGTTCGTCGTCAGAAGATGAAAAAATGGAGACGTCGATGGGGAAGGTTGTCATACCTGGGGACGCGATGGAGAGTGACGAAGACGATGAGGTCAATGAAGAGGACATGGAGAGGAGGAGGGCGCTGATTCGACAGAAGCTGCTGAACAAGCGGACACAGGAAGAGGAAACTGAAATCATAATGGACGTTGACGAAATTAAGCAGGAAGAATCGTCAGAAGACACTTCGGAGTATGAAGAGTACACAG ATTCTGAGGAAGAGGACTTGGGACCTCGCTTGAAGCCAGTTTTTGTGCGGAAAAGAGACAGACTTACCGTGGccgagaaggaaaaaatggaagaaaaagAACGGCTGGCTGAGATTGAAGCCAAGAGAGCAGCTGAGGAGAGAAAGCGCCAGTCCATCAAG aTGGTAGAAGAAGAAATTCGAAAAGAAAACGCCACCAAAAAGTCTACTGGAGCCACTGAAGGTGCTAAAATTGATGACGTCTGCACTGACGACGAAAATGACGAGCTGGAGTATGAGGCGTGGAAGATCCGCGAGCTGAAGAGAGTGAAGCGAGACAAGGATGAAAAGGAACAGTTGGAGAAGGAACGAATTGAAATCGAGCGACTGAGAAATATGACTGAAGAACAGAGGAGACAGGAGCTGAGGAACAGGCCAAAGCTCATCACCAACAAAGCCATCAAGGGCAAATACAAGTTCTTGCAGAAGTACTTCCATCGTGGTGTTTTCTACTTG GACGAAGACGACGAGGTGTACAAACGAGATTTCTCTGGAGCAACTTTGGAAGATCACTTTGACAAATCAGTTCTGCCCAAAGTCATGCAAGTTAAGAACTTTGGTCGCTCCGGTCGCACCAAGTACACTCATCTTGTGGATCAAGATACCACTGCATTTGACAGCCCCTGGTCTCAGGAAACAACTGCAAGGCTCGGATCATTGAAATCCACTGCTGGAAGCAGTTCTAGCAGAAATTAG